TCCCGGAGGCCGCCCAGCTGCTGGGCGGCTGGTTCTCGCAGGACATCGTCGACGAGTTCCCCGACCACGAGGCTGCGGTCGCGGACTACGCCGCCACCACCGACCCGCAGCTCGTCGCCCGTCTTGTCGGTGAGCTCCACGAGCTGATCGCCCTCCCGCTGGACGAGGGCGACTACGCCCTGGCCGCGGCGGAACTCGGCATGGAGGTCAACCCGCCCGAGCCGTTCTCGTACGGGGCGTGGTTCCAGTCGGTGGCGACCAGCCTGGCCGGCGGCTGACCAGCCCGAAGAACCGCCGTACGCGGCTTCGATGCTGCCCGGCCGTGCCGCCGGCCTGCCGATTTCGCCTGCCCCCCGTACCGCCGGCCCGGTGTGGTTCCGGTCGCGGGCGTCGGGGCGTAGGCGCACTCTGGAGGGAACGGGTGACCCCTGGAGGTGATGCACCATGGCCACGCTCGTCGGGTGGCATGTGGAGCTCGAATTCACCGAGGAGGGCCACCGCACCAGTGCGGCGGCCCTGGTAAGGCTCGGGGACGGCTCCGAGATCAGGGCGCGGGGCTACGCCTTGCGTCACCCCTCCGACCCGGAACAGATGAGGGTCGGGGAAGAGATCGCGGGTGCTCGTGCGCTCATGGATCTCGCGCAGCAGATGTTGCAGAAGGCCCACTCGGAGATCGACGAGGCGACGGGCCGTCATTCATATCCGCTCAACCGCTGAGCGGCGGGCGGACCACCGGCCCGCTGAGGGGCTCCTGCCGGAGCCGCTCAGCGGGTCCTGCCGCGGAACAGGACGCCGGCCAGGGTGACGGCCGCGGCGGTGATGCCGGCGCACCAGGCCAGCGCCGTCCAGGGGGTGCTTCCGGCGGGCTGCGCGAGGAGCAGTGCGCGCAGGGACTCGATCACCGGGGTCAGCGGCTGGTTCTCGGCGAAGCCGTGCAGCCAGCTCGGCATGGTGTCGATCGGGACGAAGGCGCTGGACGGGTACGGCAGGAACATCATCAGGAAGGTGAAGCCGCCCGCCGCCTCCGGCGTCTTCGCGAGCAGCCCGAGCGCGGCGGCCAGCCAGGAGATCGCCGTGATGTACGCCAGCAGCAGGCCGGCGGCGGCCAGGAAGGCGGCCGGTCCGGTCTGGGGCCGGAAGCCGATGGCGAGGGCTACGGCGAGGACGAGGGTGGTGGAGAGCAGGTTGCGCAGGACGGAGGCGGCGACGTGCCCCGCCAGGATGGGGATGCCGCCGATGTCGAGGGTGCGGAAGCGGTCGATGACACCGGTCCGCATGTCGTCGGCGACGCTGACGGCGGTGGAGGCCGCGCCGAAGCCCGCGCAGAGCAGCATGGCGCCGGGGACCACGTACGTCACGTACTCCGTGCCGGTGTCGATGGCCCCGCCGAAGAAGTAGACGAAGATCAGCATCAGCATGACGGGCAGCATCAGCGCGGCGATCAGGGCGTCCGGGCTGCGGCGGCTGATGCGCAGGCTGCGGCCGGCGAGGGCG
This DNA window, taken from Streptomyces sp. TN58, encodes the following:
- a CDS encoding DUF1876 domain-containing protein, with protein sequence MATLVGWHVELEFTEEGHRTSAAALVRLGDGSEIRARGYALRHPSDPEQMRVGEEIAGARALMDLAQQMLQKAHSEIDEATGRHSYPLNR
- a CDS encoding ABC transporter permease codes for the protein MTAATPVSALALAGRSLRISRRSPDALIAALMLPVMLMLIFVYFFGGAIDTGTEYVTYVVPGAMLLCAGFGAASTAVSVADDMRTGVIDRFRTLDIGGIPILAGHVAASVLRNLLSTTLVLAVALAIGFRPQTGPAAFLAAAGLLLAYITAISWLAAALGLLAKTPEAAGGFTFLMMFLPYPSSAFVPIDTMPSWLHGFAENQPLTPVIESLRALLLAQPAGSTPWTALAWCAGITAAAVTLAGVLFRGRTR